The Leptospira neocaledonica DNA window AGGAAAAGAAGGCCCTATCTCTTTGATCGGTGCAGGGTTCGGTTCCTTGGTGGCAAATTTAACTAAGGCAGGTGCAAGAGCAAGACGCACTTTATTACTAGCTGGAACTGCAGGAGGATTAGGTGCCATATTTCACGCACCTTTAGGAGGAGCATTGACCTCCGTAGAGATGGTATATAGAGAAGATATAGAAAGTGATACATTGGTACCTTGTATTATTTCTTCCGTTACCGCATTCTTAGTATATTCTTCCTTTAACGGGTTCGGTTCCGTGTATAAGGTTCCTGAGATCGGATTTATAGAATACAAGGAACTCGGCTTTTATTTGTTTTTAGGGATCTTATGTTATTTGAACGGGGCCTTTTTAATTAAGGTATTTCAATTCGTTCAAGAATGGTCTAAATCTTGGAAATTCCCCACATGGCTCAAACCTGCGTTAGGCGGAATTCCTGTAGGAATTATCGGCTATTTTTTACCGGAAGTACTAGGAACTGGAGCAGGTGTTTTACAAGATGTATTAGAAGGTAGTTTCCAATTCCCTAATTACAGTTCTTATTTGAACCAGGATCTGCAGATCATATTCTTTTTTTTACTTCTCGCGTTCTTAAAAATTATCACCACTTCATTTACGATCGGAAGTGGAGGATCTGCAGGAATGTTCGGCCCTTCTTTATTTATTGGTGGAATGTTAGGGGGAGCGCTCGGTACATTTGCAAAATTAGTTTTGGGTTACCAGGTTCCGGTTGCCTCATTCGTACTTGTGGGAATGGGAGCCTTTTATGCGGGGATTGCTAGTGCTCCGATCGCAGGAATGGTGATGATCTGCGAGATTATCGGAAGTTATTCTCTTCTTCCCCCTTTGATGATTGTTTCCATTATCACTTTTGTTCTTTCTCATAAATTGAATTTGTATAAAAGCCAAAAGAACACTCGCTTCCAATCTCCAGCTCACGACTGGGACATGAACCGAGATTTGTTGGAAGGAATACGAATAGAAGATATCAAATTTAGGCTTAGAAATATAGCGGAGGTCAAAACTTCCGTTTTACTTTCTCAATTAGAAGAAGAGGCATTAAAAATCAATGCCAGCGACTATATCGTTTTGGAAGAGAATGGAAACTACTTCGGAATGATTTCCTTACGTACAAGCCGCTTATTTTTGGAAGGAAGGGACCTGACTCAAAACCTGATCCTCGTGAAAGATGTGACCGATACATCCATTCTTCCGATTTCTGCTCGAACAAATCTGGCAACTGCTTTCAAAACTCTCTTGGATATGGGAATGGACAAGATTCCCGTGGAAGAGAATGGAAAATATTTGGGATATTTACGTTATGCTGACATTATTTCCATATATTTTGAAAAGACTCGCTCCGCTAAGCCTGTTTCAAGCTCCTGAACTCAGTTTTCGGCCGTTTTGTAAAACCTAAAAATATATGTAGCGTTCATTCTTTTACAATAATCGATATATATCTTCTAATATTGACTATTTTTAGTATTTTATAGGCAAAAACGCCTAAAGGCTCTTTTTTTGATTTTAGTGGACAATTTTAGGCTTTCCGCTAAGATACGGAAAATTTTTAAAAAATAACTGATGTGTAATAAAGAGATCAGCCAATTCTAGATGGGATAGGGTAAATTATGGAATTGGTTCAAAGCAGGAAGGGACAATGCGAAACAGAGTTTCTAATCAAAAAATTATCTCCGGGTCGAGGATTATCCTCGCAGTATTGGGGATATTAGGGGTCGGCACATCCGAGCTGACTGCCGGTAGTTACGGGGATATTTATGGTGCCCACGCGGGTGCAGCCGGGATGGCGGGAGCAGTTACCGCTACGGTTAACAACTCATCTGCAGTTTTCTATAACGTTGCCGGATTGGGAAGGATGAACGAAGCAGATTTGTTCATCGCTCAATGGGAACAGAAAGAAAAAGATAAAGAAGCAGCGGCTAACGGAGAAGTTCCTAAGGACGCAAATGGGAATCCAATTCCTCAAGAAGGTCCTTTACTGAACACCGAACCTCAACTTTCAGAAGGCGGAGCTCCTGGTCCGTGGTACAAAAAAGCTTGGTTTAATTTCAGAGATGGTTTTGCGAATATGGGAAAGGGGATGTTCACTTACCAGCCTCTCCTTCGCCCGAACCGTCCGTATCATGAAGTTTCATTTTTAGGAACCTATGCAAACCCAACCTTAAAGAATAACGCTCCTAAGAACGAGAACACTAAAAACCCTGACGATAGTTATGTTGGTTTGGGTTTTACGATGAACCTGAACGAAATTTTCGATATAGGTAGAACTATTCGTTTCGGATTGAATGCTATCGTTCCTGCTTCGGGAAACCTGATGGTGGTAAACGATCAGAACCCTACTGTTCCTAGATACCTTCAATCAGGAAAAAGTAATGAACGTCCGACTATCATGGCCGGTGTCGGTGTGGAACTTTGGAAGGACCGTTTGTTTGCAGGGGTTGGTATCACCGCTCTTGCAGGAGGTTCCGGTGCGATCTTATTAAAAGACGTTCCGATCTCTCCAGATCCGGTACAAGCAAACTCACAAGTAGTTTTAACTTTAAAACCGATCATCAATCCGACTTATGGACTCCAATTTACTTACGGGAAATGGAGCGCCGGGGTTTCGTATAAAAGAGAAACCTATCTGTCTGCGGATCCGATTCCTGCTCGTGCTCAGACAACTCTTTTGGGGATCCAATTAGATTTCGACCTAGCTTTGTTAGATCAGTACAACCCAAGAGTTTGGTCTTATGGTATTGGATTCAGACCTACCGAAAAACTTTTACTAAACGTGGATGTGAATAGGGAAATCTGGAGTTTGTACAAACTTTCTAGAATTAAGGAAAAATATTCAGAGCCTTTAAATTTTAATGATACTACCAACGTTCGCATGGGGGCAGAGTATGCTTTCCGTCCTTTCCTGAAGTTTAGAGGTGGTATTGGAAAAAGACCTTCTCCTGTTCCTCATTATTCAGGTGAAAATAACTGGATGGATAATGATCGTATGATCTATTCCCTCGGGGTTTCCTATATATTCAACGGAAGAAACTTTGCGTTCTTGAAAGACAGATTGAAAAATCCTGTGATATTCGATTTGGCTATCACGAACCAACAGTTAAAAAGTGTGGAGATCAATAAAACTTTCCCTACAGAAAGGAATCCGAGCTACAATTACGGCGGATATATCTGGTCCGTAACCTTCTCCGTAAGCTTATTCTTCTGATCTTCTTCCCTTTTCGGGGAAAATGAAATAACATCTGTTATCTAATAGCTCCATCTGAGGCGGAATTCGAAAACCGCCTCGGTTCTTTTTCTTGACCGAATGATCGCTACAGAGATAGTCGAAACTCGGTAATAGAGATGGAAAAGAATATAATTGAACTGATTACTCCCGTTTTTTTCGTATTGGTAGTCGTAGAACTACTTTATTCTGCGTTCGGCAACAAACCCTTTTATCGTTTTAAGGATTCTATTAATAATCTTTCGGCTGGGATCTTTATGCAGATCTTCACTGTGTTTATCACTCTCGGATTGATGGCAGTGTATTCTTGGGTTTATGCAAAATTTGGAGTATTGAATATTTCCAATGATTCTTGGATAGGCTGGGTGTTTTGTTTCATCCTCGCAGACTTCTTTTATTATTGGTATCATAGGTTCGGGCATGAGATTAATATCTTCTGGGCTTCTCATGTGGCCCATCATCAAAGCGAAGATTATAATTTTACAGTGGCCTTAAGGCAAGGGGTCACTCAAAATACATTCTCCCTTCCTTTTTATCTTCCTTTGGCAGTGATGGGATTCCCTCCTATCATGTTCCTTCTTTGTATTCAGATTAATTTTGCGTACCAGTTCTGGCTTCATACCAGAGCAATTCCCAAGTTGGGATTTTTCGAGTGGATATTCAATACTCCTTCACAACATAGAGTGCATCATGGAAGAGATCCTAAGTATATAGATAAAAATTACGCGGGAACATTTGCAATCTGGGATAGAATGTTCGGATCCTATAAAGAGGAAGAAGAAGAACCTATCTTCGGAATCGTAAAACCTATGCAGACATGGAGTCCTGTTTGGACACAGTTCCATTATTTCGAAGAGTTATTTCATCTTTCTTGGAAAACTAAAAGCTGGAAGGATAAATTTTTAGTTTGGTTTAAACCTCCGGGTTGGAAACCGAAAGATCTGGGAGAATCGGTAGTTCCACCTGAGATCGATCGATCTACTTACCAAAAATTTAATACACATATTCCGTATACATTGTTAGCTTATTCTATCACTCAGTTCTTTTTCGGGCTTGGTGCTTCTATGGTCTATCTAGAGTTTAAAAAAGAATTACCTCTTTTTGAGATGTGCGTTTTAGGTTTTTATGTGCTTTGGACTCTTTGGAATATAGGTGCGATCTTTGAATTAAAAACTTCAGGGATCGTTTCCGAGCTAATCCGATTGGCTTCGATTGCAGGATTGACTTATGTGTATCCTTTCGATTTCACTCATGTGGAGAAATTAACCGCAGTTCTTCCGATCGAAACTTTGCAATATCTTCCTGAGCTTATGAAGCAGGTTGCATTAATCTCATTCTTTGTGCTGGGAGGCTTTTTGGTTTCTCAAAAAAGATTTTTCAGCATCAAAGGATATACGCCTAAAACAGTTTAGTTTCGGTTTTTTGAGCTAGTTTTTAGAGTTAAAAGCGCCTTTTCAACGAAGGCGCTTTTTTTGTGGTTCTGAAAATAAATTGACGAACTATGTTTCGGCAAGTATCCACTTAGAACCTATGATTTCCCGCTTTTCTTCCTCGGTTCTTGCAGCTTCCTTTTTGATTTTGTTAGGGACTAATTTTTACGCCCAAGAATCTGACCCTTCTGCAAGTGATACGCCTACAGCTATCACGGAAGAGGAGAAGGCTTCCAAGTCCCCTGTCTCCGTTTCTTACGCTAAGATAGATTCTGTTCTATTATATTCCGACTTAGTTTACGTCACAAGACAATCCGAGGTCAAACTTCCTGCAGGAGTTTCAGAAATATTATTGGGAGAAGTGCCGATTGCTTCCTTGGACAAGAGTGTGATTGTCACATTTACGGATCCGAATAAAAAATTTAAGATTAAAGGGATACGAGTCTCAGAAAAAGCTTCTAGAAGAAAAAAATCACAAGAGGCAGAGGAGTTAGAGAAAAGGAAAGAGGGTTTACTCTTGGCTTTAAGCACAAAGTCGAGAGAGGTCCAAGATCTTTTGGATTGGGAAGCTTCTATCAAATCCATCAAACCTACTATTAGAGATCAAGACGGGGTAGTGGAGAGGATCGACTCTGAAAATTTTGCTTCTTTCCGAAAAACGTACGCAGAGTTGGCAGAAGATAATACAAAACTTCGATTAGCAAAGCTAGAAGAATTAGATCGTATCCGAGAAGAATTTTATATAGTAACGACTAAGCTCGCACATCTTGCAGAAGGCGACACTCTTCGCAGAAAAGAGATCCGATTAGATGTGGAATCCGATTCTGCAAATATTTTTCCTTTCGAATATAAATACCTGATCCGAGGTGCGAATTGGTATCCTCGTTATACTTTGGAACTGAATGCGAATGGACAAGAGGCCGAATTAGGTTGGCATGCATTAGTCCGGAACGAAACGGGAGAAGATTGGAAAAACGTTCGATTGGAATTTTCCACAGCAAATCCGAACCAAGACATAGATTTACCTGAATATAGAGAATACAGAATCGCTTCCAAGGAAGTTGCGGTGTATTCCGGAGATGAGGATTATTCTCCTGCTGACAAGGAGTATGACGCTCCTTCTAAACCTTCTGCAAATGCAGGTGCTATGATCCAAAACAAGAAGGAATCCAAAAAAAAAGCCCCAGCGCCTAAGATTTCTCAAAGAAGTAAGGCGGAAGAGAGGGTAGACGATGTTTATTATCAGGAAAAGAATGATAGTCCTTTGATGCAGTCTCGCGCATTGATCGAAGGAAACTATAAGGATAGATCCAATTCAATTCGTGTAGAAGAGAATATGAATCGACTCCAAGGAGAACTTGCGAACCAAAAATATTCTTTCGACCAAGGATCTTACGAAGAATCCATTCGATACGGAAAAGAAGCACTCCGTAGATTTTCAGGATTAAGAGAAAGTTCTAGAAAAGAATTAAGAGAACTCGAAAACGAAGTACAAAATCTTCTGAACAGATCTTCTCAATTGAGTTCGGATAAAAAATATTCCAATCAGTTGATTGCTCCAGGAATTTCTTCCGAAGGATTTGATTTCAGATATATCGCTCAGTCTAGAGAAAAAATTCCTTCCGATCGAACCTTAAACCGAGTTTTTCTTCGAAAAAGAAATATCACAGTTCGTCCTGGTTATGAAACTTCTCCGCTCACCAATGATGGAGTTTTTCTGAATGTAGTTTCTTCGAATACAGAAAGAGAACCTTTGCTTGCCGGTCCTCTTGAAATTTATTCCGGAGAAAATCTTCTGGGAACGACTACAGTTTCCACTTTAAAGCCAGGGCAAGAGATCAAAATGGAACTTGGACCTGATCGAGATATCAAGGTGGAGAGAAAGCAAGAAAAATTGGATGATAAGTCCGGGATCATCTCTCGCAAAAAAAATATCCGTTATAGAGTGACTATCTCCATTAAAAACAATAAACGTAGATCGGTTCCCGTTCGTTTGATCGATCGTATACCTTATACAAACGACGATAGCGTAAAGGTGGAATGGTCGTCGGGCGCAGATACTCCTAAATCCAAAACCGAGGATGGAATTCTTACATACGAATTTGAAATAGGCGCGAACTCTCGCAAAGCAGTCCAGTTCGAATATACTGTTTCTTATCCTGCAGACAATATACTAAGGGAAACCCCTGGTTCGGATTCTTATTGAGGCCTATCATGGAAAATTATAAAACTTTAATGTATTC harbors:
- a CDS encoding chloride channel protein, whose translation is MFGKVLAEFRQRPVSTYFTIKGRRSLYLYCVLTGIVSGLGALLFSRTLAWAEYISLESISGLHNTHSGGEYYVSLEPIVSIYLGRWALLILPILGGLISGWIIWKFSPDSAGTGTDSLIDSFHNKEGKVDPKIPLIKSIATIFTLSSGGSGGKEGPISLIGAGFGSLVANLTKAGARARRTLLLAGTAGGLGAIFHAPLGGALTSVEMVYREDIESDTLVPCIISSVTAFLVYSSFNGFGSVYKVPEIGFIEYKELGFYLFLGILCYLNGAFLIKVFQFVQEWSKSWKFPTWLKPALGGIPVGIIGYFLPEVLGTGAGVLQDVLEGSFQFPNYSSYLNQDLQIIFFFLLLAFLKIITTSFTIGSGGSAGMFGPSLFIGGMLGGALGTFAKLVLGYQVPVASFVLVGMGAFYAGIASAPIAGMVMICEIIGSYSLLPPLMIVSIITFVLSHKLNLYKSQKNTRFQSPAHDWDMNRDLLEGIRIEDIKFRLRNIAEVKTSVLLSQLEEEALKINASDYIVLEENGNYFGMISLRTSRLFLEGRDLTQNLILVKDVTDTSILPISARTNLATAFKTLLDMGMDKIPVEENGKYLGYLRYADIISIYFEKTRSAKPVSSS
- a CDS encoding OmpP1/FadL family transporter; amino-acid sequence: MRNRVSNQKIISGSRIILAVLGILGVGTSELTAGSYGDIYGAHAGAAGMAGAVTATVNNSSAVFYNVAGLGRMNEADLFIAQWEQKEKDKEAAANGEVPKDANGNPIPQEGPLLNTEPQLSEGGAPGPWYKKAWFNFRDGFANMGKGMFTYQPLLRPNRPYHEVSFLGTYANPTLKNNAPKNENTKNPDDSYVGLGFTMNLNEIFDIGRTIRFGLNAIVPASGNLMVVNDQNPTVPRYLQSGKSNERPTIMAGVGVELWKDRLFAGVGITALAGGSGAILLKDVPISPDPVQANSQVVLTLKPIINPTYGLQFTYGKWSAGVSYKRETYLSADPIPARAQTTLLGIQLDFDLALLDQYNPRVWSYGIGFRPTEKLLLNVDVNREIWSLYKLSRIKEKYSEPLNFNDTTNVRMGAEYAFRPFLKFRGGIGKRPSPVPHYSGENNWMDNDRMIYSLGVSYIFNGRNFAFLKDRLKNPVIFDLAITNQQLKSVEINKTFPTERNPSYNYGGYIWSVTFSVSLFF
- a CDS encoding sterol desaturase family protein, with the protein product MEKNIIELITPVFFVLVVVELLYSAFGNKPFYRFKDSINNLSAGIFMQIFTVFITLGLMAVYSWVYAKFGVLNISNDSWIGWVFCFILADFFYYWYHRFGHEINIFWASHVAHHQSEDYNFTVALRQGVTQNTFSLPFYLPLAVMGFPPIMFLLCIQINFAYQFWLHTRAIPKLGFFEWIFNTPSQHRVHHGRDPKYIDKNYAGTFAIWDRMFGSYKEEEEEPIFGIVKPMQTWSPVWTQFHYFEELFHLSWKTKSWKDKFLVWFKPPGWKPKDLGESVVPPEIDRSTYQKFNTHIPYTLLAYSITQFFFGLGASMVYLEFKKELPLFEMCVLGFYVLWTLWNIGAIFELKTSGIVSELIRLASIAGLTYVYPFDFTHVEKLTAVLPIETLQYLPELMKQVALISFFVLGGFLVSQKRFFSIKGYTPKTV
- a CDS encoding mucoidy inhibitor MuiA family protein, which encodes MISRFSSSVLAASFLILLGTNFYAQESDPSASDTPTAITEEEKASKSPVSVSYAKIDSVLLYSDLVYVTRQSEVKLPAGVSEILLGEVPIASLDKSVIVTFTDPNKKFKIKGIRVSEKASRRKKSQEAEELEKRKEGLLLALSTKSREVQDLLDWEASIKSIKPTIRDQDGVVERIDSENFASFRKTYAELAEDNTKLRLAKLEELDRIREEFYIVTTKLAHLAEGDTLRRKEIRLDVESDSANIFPFEYKYLIRGANWYPRYTLELNANGQEAELGWHALVRNETGEDWKNVRLEFSTANPNQDIDLPEYREYRIASKEVAVYSGDEDYSPADKEYDAPSKPSANAGAMIQNKKESKKKAPAPKISQRSKAEERVDDVYYQEKNDSPLMQSRALIEGNYKDRSNSIRVEENMNRLQGELANQKYSFDQGSYEESIRYGKEALRRFSGLRESSRKELRELENEVQNLLNRSSQLSSDKKYSNQLIAPGISSEGFDFRYIAQSREKIPSDRTLNRVFLRKRNITVRPGYETSPLTNDGVFLNVVSSNTEREPLLAGPLEIYSGENLLGTTTVSTLKPGQEIKMELGPDRDIKVERKQEKLDDKSGIISRKKNIRYRVTISIKNNKRRSVPVRLIDRIPYTNDDSVKVEWSSGADTPKSKTEDGILTYEFEIGANSRKAVQFEYTVSYPADNILRETPGSDSY